gaaattttcttctattatgtcttctaatagtttatccagcccttgcttattatcttcttcaccctcagggatgccgataactctcatgttaggcttattcccataatcccacatttcttgaagactctgatcttttttcttatgtctttgctctatctctgtgactgacttatttaattggaaagtgttatcttcaatctctgagattctttcttctgtttgatctaccctgttcttgagactttcgactgtgttttgtagcttctgaaataattcttcatttctaggagttcagtttggtttttcttcaatatttctatttccttagtgaatttttcttccaaatcctggatttttttttgtggtttctttgtgttggttatccattttttcttgtatattattcagcttatttataatccaaaactgaaattcttccagtaacatgttggtattctgaatctggtttgtgccaattggaggagagctggtttttctctttgggggcgaggtttctgtttggttttttgtgctccccatatgtttccactgagcccttcccatctggctctatcattagatcttttctcacagctttagtctgtcTAACAGCacaccttgtactctgttcttaggctgtgaaacaatctacgTATGTTGCTTCCTTGTCTACAGgaggagactgttgtgtgttgtttagagtttgtTCTATCtgagttgggggactgcttctgatgggtccaccctcagaggattggcttgacctaagaccagtttggcaagttaagtcactgtgttgtggactttcagttagcaggcaggattcacactatttgcaagcggaaagtctctccctctcttttttttttttttttcttttttcccctgttttttggttcttcctctagatgtgtggtttctgtctctttcccaggaaagacactggctagtgggaggaggcggtgccctcactcactcagtgccccagctgctgcagctcccaggggcaaaggtctaccctgtcccaatgtccccaaggtccaggctccacactctttcatctggggaagcactcagtgttcacacctgggaaggggacctggagagggtccacagaccaggggatggagcctcctggtgagccgcctggcaccctgtgtctctgcagcagttagaccttggacCGCACAATGGCAGCTGCCCACCAGCAGATCACGGGCACTGGGGGCCAATTTTCAGGGTCCagtaggaaccagagctgggggcctggagtgctcaggagtatacagtagctcctgggctagagggccaccgaaaaggagaaaagaaaaagaaagaaagtgagaaaagaaaaaaaaaaagaaaaagaaaaaacaaacaaaaaaacactgacaaaataataataataaaaataatattttaaaaaaacaatatgaataaaaagaaaaagaaaaagagaaaacaagaaagaaaagaaaaagaaagaaagaaagaaggaaaaaaaacctgttattccACGagcaagagtcttagctctttcctgctgatgtctcctgtccacagagttcatataaagccacagctcttggcatGGGTTCATGGACTATAAAAAGGAGCTGCGCGGGGACCCGCGCGGCCCACTATGGATCCGCAGCCGCTAAGCTGTGGGACCCAAGATGGTGACTGCGCACCCGTCGGTCGCTGTTGCTGGGGGGggaatgttcagagctcggcaggtgcCAGAGTCTGCAGCAGCTTCCCGACTGGGGTGCtgctgaagaagaagaagagaaacaaaaggaaaaaaaaaacaacaacaacaacaaaaaactccacTTTATAATTTCACGATCGTGGTCCCTCACCTTGGTGCAGCCCCACTCCCTCTCCTTTCAATCTCTTTGTTCCCGCGGGGATCCCCCAGGGTCCAAGCTCTTTCCTGCTGATGTCTCctatccacagagttcacacagaggcacacagagctcttggcgtgggttcacggactataaaagggagctgcgcggggacctgtgtggccccctatggatccaCAAAGGCTAAGCTGTGGGACCCAAGATGGCGACTGCATGCCTGCTGGTGCctggcgctgggggagaatgttcagagctcggcaggcccCAGAGCCGGGGGCTCGGTGagcaccacagcccacagcagctccccagccggggggccgccgaagaagaaaaagagaaaagaaaaaagaaaacaaaaaaaaaaaaacactttataatttcacGATCGGGTCCCTTGCCTTGTAGCTCCGCCCCTTTTCACGTTAATTGCTGCGTACCCACGGGGGTtccccagagtccaagctctttccCACTGATGTCTCCTGTCTACAGAGTTCATACAGAGCCACAGCCCTTGGCGTGgggtcacggactataaaagggagtTGCGCGGGGACCCAtgcggccccctatggatccgcagcggctaggctgtgaaCCCCGGGATGGTGACCACGCACCagcactgggggagaatgttcagagctctgCTGGCCCCAGAGCCGAGGGCTCGGCAagcaccacagcccacagcagctgccccagggggctggtgaagaagaaaaagagaaagaaaagagaaaaaaaaaaccccactttaTAATTTCACGATCGCGgtccctcgcctcggcgcagccCCGCCCCTTTTCCCTTTAATCACTTCATTCCCGGGGGATcccccagagtccaagctctttcccgctgatgtctcccgtccacagagttcacacagagccacagctcttggcgtggggtcacggactataaaagggagctgcgcggggacccACACGGCCCCCTATGGATCTGCAGCGGCTACACTGTGGgacccaagatggcgaccgcacACCCGCTGGTCaccggcgctgggggagaatgttcggagctcggcaggcgccagagcccacagcaACTCCCCGGCCAGGGGGGCcgccgaagaagaaaaagagaaagaaaaaggaaaaaaaaaaaacccgctttaatatttcacgatcGCGGTCCCTCACCTCAGCGCAACTCCGTGCCTGTTCCTTTAAGTGTTAGGTCACCGGGGaaaccccccagagtctaagctccttcccccttatgtcacctgtcctcggagctccacatctcccgcggtgattctgcaccaacttcagtcagatccctgattgagtgggtgtggaggtcagtggggagaacaagccgctttgctgtggggctgaacccacctcactgctcggtgaggcgggtacagccgtcctGCACTTCCGCTGTCTATTTTCCATCCCGCACTCTCCGAATTATCttggtctgatttcccactcgcctctgttttttcttgttctctgtggcCCACaatgattctccgtgggttcacaccactgttcctgcgggggagcaatcctctagcgttgtggcaggtcgagatccatgcctttcTCTCCAGCTGCATTCTTAAACATGATTGGGTTCCTCTTGGTAATGGTGATCATGAGGCAAAAGGTCCCCTTTACCCACTGAGCAGGGCAGGGCCGTGTTCTGATGCAAAGGTTCTGTTCCTATGGGAAAACCCAGATTGTCTAAGTACTATCTATGGGATTGGGTTGAAGAGCCACTTTTATAATGAGATCCCCAAACATCAGAGTGTTTGTATTTTGCTATTGCTGCCTTGGGGACAATCACTGTGGTTTGGAGGACAAGGACCCCAGAGTCTTGGGGCACAGGAGAACGGTCCTCTTTGAAAGCCTGCAACCCAGACTTAAAGGGACAGGGATGTGGGGAGGCACAGGAGAGCCTTGTACTGCTTCTGTGTGTTTGTTACTCCAGGATCTGACCAATCAGGGAGATAAACTAACTGAAAGACCCTGGTGGgttctatatttttcttctagtcCTCCCCTTCAGGAGATTCTCCATGTGCTGTGTCTGTTACAGCACTACAGGAGTCCTGGAACTCGTGGTTTTGAGCTTCATCTTCTGAATCCTGGATGAGCCAAGTCTTGCCCAGTGAGATGTAAGTCACAATCCAGGACTCGATGAAGCAGGGATTCTTGTTCTGTGACTAAATATGACCTCATTGCTCTTGTCTCATGGGATAccactttctctgtttcttttatctCCCGGGAATGTTATCAAGTAGAAAAAATGTCCCACAAAACTTAGAGGTCAAAAGgtataaatactgaaaaaaagtCACCCAGAAAGGATTATCTGGGCACCAGCCTCAGAGAATCTCAGGCAGAGCTTTCAAAGACTAAACACCTTCCATGGACATATTCTCATGGAATTCTCATATCGGTCCTTTGAGGTAGAAATTGGCTCTGTCTTCATCTTACAGGTGAGGGAATGGAGGCCTGAAAAGATGAGAAACATTTCCCAGGTTACACATGAAGTAAGTGGAGGTAGAGTTTGATTACAGAGGTATTTGATTCCAGATCACTCTCATCCACATCCCCACACATTTCAGAATCTAGAGTTGGAATGGAAGTGGGTGTAGAAAGTGAAGACTGGACTACTGGACTTTCTAATCAATAGAGATTGGAGAAATTAATGACAACAATCATCTGTGAACatgcaaaaaaagagagagagaaagaaaatgtgtgtgtgtgtttgggtgacCCTAACATAGAAGTAGAACCCAGAGTTATGAGAGGGGGATGAGGAGGACAgatgaagggagggaagaagacaTTTACTGTATTGTTTGCCTGTTATATATCAAGAATTGCACTTGGCAATTTACATACAGTAATTCATATATTCTCCATAGCAACACAATGAAGTAAATGGtgttattatcactattttatagatgtgCAACTGGTGACAAATGAAACGAGCATTGAAAGTCAGGCATCCATCCATTTACTCTGGGGTTAAAGCCAGAGATTTCTATAAACTTAAATATCTTGTTGTTTTTATCACTGTTGTCTTATAGTTGCTAGTATTTCAAACCCATAAAAATCTTTTAGAGCCTTTATTGTGCTTAACTAGAGactagaaaatagaagcagaaactACTCTCCACACAGAACAAGGGAGACTCAGGTATGAAAACAAGTGCTATCTGGAGGCTATAGAAGGAGCAGGACTGAAAAGGAGTTGGCTCTGGACCATGGAGTGTTCTAGGTCCACACCTTGAACTAAAGAGAATAGATCAGTGTTGCCTCTCACTGCCTTATTCCATTTTGAATTTGAGCCTTGAGAGGAGATGATGTTTTTCTACCCTGATTTACCAAATGGAAGCACTTCTGAACAGAGTTGGAGCCGGCCTCTTACTTCCCAGGAATGGGCCTCACATAGCAGTCTGTCCCTGGCTGGAACTAATTCACTCCTTAGGCACGACCCTTGGCACTGGCCTCTGACACGTGATGGACCGTTGCTGACTTAAACCAGGTGAGTGTGAGTGAAGTTTCAGCACCGTGCACAGTCATTCTCGTGCCTTCTCTAGAAGTCCACACCTACTTCTAGCCAAGCTAGTTAGGGGTTTCCAATACATGTGATCCCCAACTTAGGGTGGTttaacttacaattttttgactttatgatagTTTAAAAGCCACGTGCATTCAGTAGACACACCATACTTCAAGTACTCATATGACCagtctgtttttcactttcagtacaatcTTCATTAAATTATGTGAGATATtcaataggctttgtgttagatgatttcgcctaactgtaggctaatataagtgttctaAGCACATTTAAGGCAGGCTagactaagctatgatgttcCATAGATTAGGTgtactaaatgcattttcaacttaggatATTTCAACTTACAGGAGGTGACCTCATCATAAGTGGAGGAGCATATGTGCTGCATTTACATATTTACTGCCTGGCAGCACATATGCACTGCCTCTGCCCCCCAGTCCCAGGGTCAAGGTGAGAACATTGAGAAGTCTTTGAGCACTTGGCCAGTGTCTGAATGTTGAGAGCTTCTGAAACCCAGAGCTGCACCCTTTTTTGAGTTGCTGCACATGGCTAATGATGACCCTGGATCAAGCTACTCTTTTCTGCCCACTTGCTCAACCTTCCCACTTCATCTTTTTCAGATCTGATTCTCTTCAATGCCACAGCTGAATTTCACAGCGGTGACTGAGTTTATCTTTGAGGGTTTCTCCATTTTGGGGTGGCATCACAGACTCATCCTCTTTGTGGTCTTTTTGGTCTTGTACCTGTTGACCCTTGCCAGCAATGCTATCATCTTGACAATTATCCACCTTAATCGTCACCttcacacccccatgtacttcttcctgagTGTGATGTCCATTTCTGAGACCTGTTACACTGTGGCCATCATCTCTTGCATGCTGTCTTGTCTCCTCAGCCCCCAGCAAGCCATCTCCATCCCAGACTGTGCCACTCAGCTCTTCTTCTACCTCACTTTTGGTGTCAACAACTGCTTCCTGCTCACAGTCATGGGTTATGACCGCTTTGTGGCCATCTGCAACCCCCTACGGTATTCAGTCATCATGGGCAAAAAGGCTTGTATATACTTGGCAAGTAGATCCTAGAGTATTGGCCTGAGCACAGCTATCATTCAGGTGTCGTCTGTGTTCAGCCTGCCCTTCTGTGATGCCAATGTCATCTCCCACTTCTTTTGTGATATCTGGCCCCTAATGAAGCTCGCCTGTGCTGACACTAGTGTCAAAGAATTTATCACTTTGCTCATCAGTCTCTGTGTCCTTGTTCTGCCCATGGTCTTGATCTTTATTTCCTATGTCCTGATTGTCACCAACATCCTCAAGATTTCATCGGCTGAGGGCTGGAAAAAGGCCTTCGCCACTTGTGCCTCGCACCTCACAGTAATCATTGTCCACTACAGCTGTACCTCCTTCATCTACCTAAAACCCAAGTCCCAAAATTCCCTGCAGGACAGACTTATCTCTGTGCCGTACACTGTCATCACCCCCCTGCTGAACCCTGTTGTATACAGCCTGAGGAACAAAGAGGTCAAGAGTGCCTTGCTCAGAGCTTTGGGCAGAAAGCCCCTCTCTTAGGTGCTGGCAAGTTCAATAATGATAATATGAAAAAATCTTGGTGAGGTGTCACTGTGAGGGAGCCAGTCAGATAAGAGAGGGAATGAGGGCGCCGGGAGCCTGGTCTGGGAAGTGTCTGGGAATGGGAGGACTAGAgtgaaacaaagaagaaaaatattaatggaaaaaagaaatagatggatTTGCCAAGCCAGATAGATGAGTTTAACAAGCTTGGTGAAAAGCAAATAAGACAAAGCATATCCATACACTGTACTATGATGTTAGGCATTATTCCTGTTATTTATGGCATAAGATATATAAaccagcagggaggctgggaagaatAATAGCATCATATCACAGGAATTTATGTACGCTGAACCTGGCCTCAGCATGAAAATCTGGGCACTAAGATCACGGGTTCTTCACTGTTTATACATGACACTTCCAGTGCTACATTTCATACTGCAgttaacagcaacaaaaaactcACTTCATTAATTATTTACCTTGTGCCTATACTACATATACGAACCCTAGACAGCTATGTCAGACACAGGCTCTGATAGCCAGTTTACAAGATGTTTGAGAAGTTTCAATTTTGAGCAGCTTAAgcaaaatgcataaaaatgaCTTTCAtaccctgtcccctctccccagacACCTTGGGCAGTATAATGGGCTCTGTTGTTACTCTGCCCAGATACCTTTGCTAGGCTGGTGTGCCCATGCCCAGTTGATGTGGATGTTGAAATGCTGTTTACAGCTGCCCTTTTCTATGAAGAATTGCCATTGGCTGAAAGGGGGATAAGGCCACACATACCCCATCCTCACAAGGGACACACCACAAGGAATGCTTAAATGACAACAGGCAGCCCACCTTGTCTCAAGATGGGAGCAACTTTAGGGTACAATTCTAGATCCCTCCATTAGATCAGGCTGAAGTTAACCTTGAGCTGAGGCCACATTCTTGTTtcactattcccctgtcccatCCTGCTTCTCTCATTCCCTTTCCTCTGGGAGTACTCCCTAATCAATCCCTGTACCCAGAACCTTGTTTAAAGCTCTGCTTCTAGAGAACTCGACCTCATTTGTAGAGTGGGTTCCCTGTTTTCCGGAGATCCTGACTTTGTAAACGGGCTTCTCCTATAGTCGCTGATCCTATGTTCCAGTAAAAGGAAACTATTCTCTCAATCTTCCAAGTATTACTACCTGGATACACCTACCATGTGTTAATAAACCACTCAGCACCTATCTGCATTGCTCTTCCATTGCCACCCATTCCCCTATGCTCAATGCCTTCCCTTTTACCTACTGGCCTTCCAAATACATCTCAGGCAtcattccctcttctctcctAGTTCCCTCAGTCGCTGCAAGGAGCCCAGGATTCCTGTGTGAACCACTCCCCATATGCCGTCTGAATAAATACTGACAAAAGCATGTGCAACTATTTTTGAATGCATCATTAATTCATTTGAAAGTACCAATTTCTAAGTCATAGTTGcctttttatgatttattttttctatcacatGTACAAATAATACAATTGTTATCCAACTATAATCAAGTTGTAGATccattaaatattcttaaattaaaaagaagttttCACACACAGAAAAGTTGGACACCCCAGCTCTAGGTGACAAGAATAGGGTGGAAGAGCATGTCAGACCATATATAACTTCAGGAAACTCAGTTAAATCTGCTGTGAGCTCTATTCAGTGTTCTGAAAGACTCCCATTAACAATTTCAAAGCCTTAATAGGGGGTCTAGACCTGGGATCCTAAACTGAATTGAATGTTGTGAATGAACCATAATAAGAATTACTGAAATCTGACCCTCAAGTAAAGCAGTCTGCAAAACTAGGGGCATTTACAGAATGTTCTTTTGGCTGTTTTTCCAGCTTTGTTTCTATAGTCACCCCAtatgtgttcatttctttctaGCACCAAATCCCAACCTGTTTACTGTTGGTGGCAGGGTGGGCTTCTTGTACATCTCTCCTCTATACAATGACATACTGCTACTGACTGCATAGGGTCATTTGGAGGATTAAGAAGCAAGacaaaaaattgtgaaaatattcaataaatattagtcacTACTGAAACTGAATATCTCTCCTTTTTACCAGGTACCACATTTTTATACCATCAACCCAGTTTCCCATTTCTACAATATTCCTAATTTGTCCGAAAGCAATGACATCATAAAGCACTGAGCTCTATTGCTTGACTACCCTGCTTTCCTGATGAGATCCCATAGCCACCAATGATATCTAATGAAGGACAGTCAATATAGAGATCACTTTTTTTTGATTCATCTGTTACAATAGGAAGCTATGTACATTTGTAAATAATCAGAAAGTTGGCATAAATGAACCTTATAAGAGTAGTAACAATTggttctttcctctcctttgacCCACACATTGATTAAGTTATATGCCCTATTGATTTACCTCAAATGTCTCTTACATCTGTCCCTTCTCTCTGGGCCCATTGCCACCCCTCTAAATCAAGCCAAATTATCTCTGTTCCATCAGCATCCTAGCtgattttcctgcttctttttaCCAATCTCAACTTCATCCTCACACTGCTGCCAGATCAATATACCCAATCCCAGTGCTGAGTCTgtcattttataacaaagatgCAGAGTCACCAGATAGACGGTAAGAAGACATAGGTGGCTGGTGGTGACGAAGTTCACGTCCTTAAGAGGCCAGTTGCTGGGAAACTTCGAAGTCTAGAAACAGGAGAGATAAGTGAGAATCACTTGTGAGGTCCTTAAAAGTGATAAATTCAAATCCTCCAATACCTTCTGTTACCTGGTCTCTACCTACATATTGTAATTTTCTGTAACCAACCTGAGTCTGATCAAGGATTGtctcttccctgtctcacttACACTTAAACATTTCAGTTTAATATTATTGTCTGATAATATCACCTGAAACTAAGCCATGAGCTCCTAAGAAGTTGGTACAGCATCTCGTTCATGTCTGTACTTCCAGCAACTAGCACAGGGCTTGACATATGCTGAGTGCCTAAAGAACGAATGGGCACACATAAACACCACATGCTAGATTGAGAGATTGCTAAAGACGCAATAAACTAACTCAAGGAAAGTCTTCAATACGAAGTAAATTTAAAGTTGGGTCTTGACGGACTAGTAAAAGTTTGCCAacgggagaagggaaggaaatttCTTGGTCAAGAGAACAGAGTATTCAAAACTTCATCTCTGTTTTCTAGTCCCCAAGAGAGGATCTTGGGTAATAAGACTGTGCTTCCAATTCTGAATGCCACAGGGCGAAGACAGGCGGCATGAACTGCCCTCTGCAGAACCATGGCCATAtttgaatacttttattttaaaaagaaaatcagattctTATACTGGGTAGAGTTCCTGCCTATAAATAAAAGGGCCTAAACTTCCTGGGATCCAAGATGGTGTGACTCTAAGCTTGAGCTGCCTAGATTCGTCACTGTGGATTTCCAAGGCAcatctgttaaaaacaaaaacaaaaataaacaaacaaaatgcatacacacacacatacagtgtGCTTATTCAAACAAGTAAAATTCAACTAAATAAACAGCTTCCTCTAATGCTATTCCTACTGGAAGTAAAAACTTACCCCAGGCTCCCAAAGCACTAACCCTGCAATTGAGTAAATGAGCCCCATACATAACAAGGCCCCCAGATACCTGCTGTCTGcatcctcccagccccagggtgGCTTTCAGAATGTCCTCAGGTAGTGACTCCTAGAAGCCCAGCTGGCTGATCCTTGGAGAGCATCCTCTCTGGCTTTGAAGGCTTTTTCAAACACAGGGGCTGTCAAGAATTCCTCTGGCTCTCAAGCCTAACCACATTCCTACTGGAGTCTGTTCATCTCCTGTTTGCTAGGCCTCAGCCCATCCTAGGCCCTCTTGGTCACCTTGCTCTTCTCTGCACCTGCACACTATAGCCAAGGGAGCCCCAGATTTCAATCTTTACTCCTTGGCCTGCTCCAGCCCAGCTCTCCTGCTGTGCCTCAGGGCTAGGCAGAGTCATGTAAGTGCTTTTTAGAAAAGGGGATGGAATGGGGCTCATTACCCATGGGGTGACTTTGATTTATTGTAGTATGACAGCTCCTATCACAACTGGGGGGGTCTTCATAAGAATATGTTTACTCTTTCTTCCCTCGATTTCGTTTGAAGAATTATAGGCTTCCAACGGTGGAGGATGCTAACCAGGTAATAATGGCCATTCTTCTACCTCAAGACAGACAGGCTTCAGCCAGATTAGATGACTTTCTAGCCCAGTGTTTCTCAATAGGAACCTTATTAGTATTTGAAATAGGACAATTCTTCCTTGGGCAGGGCCATCACATGCATTGCATCTAGCATCATTAATTGCCAAGAGCACCTGTGCCTGTCATTACAACAATCCAAAGCTCTGCTAAGCATTTCTGATTTCACTATCAAGGTGCCATACCACCCCATGGTGGGCTACTGCCTAGTTTTTGCTCAGAGACCTCACAGAAGACAAGCCTTTATCCACATACTTTAGTGTCAAATGATTTTCTCTATTGGGAAATATTCTCTGTTGCATCTTTATTCGTTTTTAGCACACTTAGTGTTAATGATTAACAGGTGGTCATCAACTTCTTTTAAATAGAGTTTTATAAACTTGAAGAAAGTCTTCATACTTACTTTCATCATTGATATGATTTACTTTATGCAAAAAGTATCTTTTTGAATATGCATAAGACAATTGGAATGTAATTTAAATACCCTACAGGAGCTTActgtttaaagagaaaaaatgtgaaatattacaTAGATTGAACTGATTTCCACCTTTCAACAAAATGATATATCTTTAGTGTAACTTTTTTATATTCAGGGTTGGCTTTTGCTTTAGGTGAGGGATACTTAAATTTGCTGTCTCTTTCCTGATACTATTGTTTACCTCTGCAGAGTAGGTGTATGCCCACTCACAAAGTTGTTTTGGctgtaaattttctttctagGTTAGGGAGGGTAAAGATGTAGCATAATTTATAACCTATGTGAATCAGTGTTGTTAACTGTCAGCAGACTTCCATCATTCAGACAGCagtggggagaggttggtcaTTGGTTAagatttgcctttttcttcttgaaaacaaGATGAGCTTTTCTGCTCTGCTTCTATTTCCTAAAGGATCTGCAAGGGGGATGATTCatactcttaaaagaaaagaagtctcCAGTTCATCCCTAAACAAATTGTTTTCATGCACCCAATTCATGCATAATCCTGAActaggaaaatatgaaaaaatataaaaattattataaagttgTTGAGTATTTGTGTGAGGAGAGGCAGCATTGATGGggtagaaaataattcaaatagaCAGGAGAACATCAGAGTATAATATGATTTTATGGGGGGCTGAAAGCTTACATTGGTCTCTGAAGAATGGGgaagaattaaataagagaagaggaaggaggtcATTCCAGAtgtcagggaggaagaggaggagtggaGTAGGAACACTCATGATTTAtacagtgagaaagaaagagactgtGATTCTAGGACACATAGGAAATTGTAACAGATggtcaaaaagtaaaaatattttaagtaaagataAATAATCCCAGGGATTAACTTGAATACACTAGGAAATGTACCTCTAGATTTATAGCTGAGAATTATTGAATGTCAATCAATTTCAGAAATGTGTTTAAGCTGCTCTGCTGAAAATATGTAACTTTTATTCTTCTGCACTTCAGATTTGGTGACCACTCAATGATGAGAGAGAACTACACTGTCATCATTGAGTTTATTTTGCAAGGTTTCTCCAGCTTCCATGAGTACCAGATCACCCTTTTTGGGGTGTTCTTTGCACTATACATCTTAACCCTAGCAGGCAATGTAATCATTGTAACCATCATCCGAATTGATCACCATCTTCACAcgcccatgtacttcttcctgagCATGCTGTCCACTTCAGAGACTGTGTATACACTGGTCATTCTCCCAAGCATGCTCTCCAACCTTGTAGGCATGAGCTAGTCTCTATCATTGGCAGGTTGTGCCACACAGATGTTCTTTTTTGTTACCTTTGGCATCACTAACTGCTTCCTGCTCACAGCAATGGGATATGACCGCTATGTGGCTATCTGCAACCCCCTGAGGTACACAGTTATTATGAACAAGAGGGTGTGTGTCCAGCTAGTTTTGGGGGCCTGCAGCATTGGCTTGATTGTAGCAATAACACAGGTGACATCTGTATTCAGGTTACCCTTCTGTGCCACAAAGGTGGCCCACTTCTTCTGTGATATCTGACCTGTGATGAAGCTTTCCTGCATTGACACCACTGTCAATGAGATCCTGACTTTGATTATCAGTGTGCTGGTGCTTGTTGTACCTATGTCTGCTTTTCATCTCTTATGTTCTCATTATTTCTACAATCCTCAAGATTGCTTCAGCCGAGGGCTGGAAGAAGGCTTTCGCCACCTATGCCTCCCACCTCACCGTGGTCATTGTCCACTATGGCTGTGCCTCCATCGCCTACCTCAAGCCCAAGTCAGAGAACACCAGGAATCAGGACCAGCTGATCT
Above is a window of Lemur catta isolate mLemCat1 chromosome 3, mLemCat1.pri, whole genome shotgun sequence DNA encoding:
- the LOC123634650 gene encoding LOW QUALITY PROTEIN: olfactory receptor 10J4-like (The sequence of the model RefSeq protein was modified relative to this genomic sequence to represent the inferred CDS: substituted 1 base at 1 genomic stop codon), translated to MPQLNFTAVTEFIFEGFSILGWHHRLILFVVFLVLYLLTLASNAIILTIIHLNRHLHTPMYFFLSVMSISETCYTVAIISCMLSCLLSPQQAISIPDCATQLFFYLTFGVNNCFLLTVMGYDRFVAICNPLRYSVIMGKKACIYLASRSXSIGLSTAIIQVSSVFSLPFCDANVISHFFCDIWPLMKLACADTSVKEFITLLISLCVLVLPMVLIFISYVLIVTNILKISSAEGWKKAFATCASHLTVIIVHYSCTSFIYLKPKSQNSLQDRLISVPYTVITPLLNPVVYSLRNKEVKSALLRALGRKPLS